The window AAAGTTCCATTTGTATTGAATCGTCAGGAATGCCAAATAAATCTATTAAATAGTTAGCAACAATTTTCTCTAATTCTGGTCTATGTGGTTCTTCTAACTTTTGGCATTTTAAAACAAGTTTACCCAATACAGTTTGCATGTCTGTATCAGGAACATCATCTATTTCGCCTATTTTTTTAAGTTCATCAACGCACCCTTTGAAACGTTTCTCAACAAGTTTTTCAACATATCCTTTTTCAAATATATTTGGCAATGCTGGGTTATTTCCTATTGATGTTTTGTTTTTGTAAACAGCATCAGCAATATCTTCTGGGAAACTGTTTAATAAAATACTTTCTTTAAGTGCTTTTTCTTGTTCTTCAGTTATAATAATATGCTTATTTTTTCTACCTTTAGATTCTACAATCTGACCATTGGTATTAATTAATTTATATTCACCATCCAATTTAACAATAGCAAAACCATTATCAAAACCGCCACAATCATCAAACCAAGTATTAGAAAGTAGTTGGCCATTGGTATTAATAAAATTATATTTATTATTTAATTCTACACGAGCAAAACCATTCTTAAAAATACCGCAACCGTCAAACCAAGTATTAGAAAGTAGTTGCCCATCGGTATTAATAAAATTACATTTATTATTCAATCTAACATAAGCAAACCCATTATAAAAAGCATAACAATCATCAAACCAAGTATCAGAAATTATTTGACCATTGGTATTAATAAAATTATATTTACCATACAATTCAACACAAGCAAAACCTTTTCTAAAATAACCACAATAGTCAAACCAAGTATCAGAAATTAGCTGGTTATTGGCATTAATATAATTATATTTACCATTTAATTGAACCACAGCAAAGCCTTCGCAAAAATCACCGCAATAGTTAAATATTTCTTCTGGCTTTTCACCGTTATCTAATAATTCTTGAACTGTATCAAATGGCACATATCCCTTTTTCATTAAATATTCTGTTGAATGTGGCTTAAATGCCTCATCAAATCTCTTTCCTACCGTCTCACAAAGTGTTGTTTTTGTAAATGCATGGTCAACACTTCCGTTATATTCACCTTCTGTACGGTGATTCCATCTACAATTAGATGTTGTAATATTTCCTTCAGGGTCAATAAATACAAATATCATACTTGTGCCATATTCATCATATGGATTACCTTCACCTACTTCCTCTGGTATATTTTCCCATCCATGTTTTAAACAAACATATACTTTATTTATTCCGTTTTTTGTATACTCATTCCAAGTATGTTCATTTTGTGTATAGCATAATTTACTTACAGAACAGGATTTATTTCCATAGAAATTAGCAGTTTGAAAATCAGGAACTTCCACCACATCATAATCATCACGTTCCTTAACATGATTTGCGTTATAAGCATCTATTGTGCTACTTTGCTCCAATTGAGGTTTTAATTGTTCATATAGTTGACTAAAAGTAATATTATTTATATTTGCTTTTACTTTTTGGAAGAGAGCATCATCTTTTTTAAACAGCCCAACAATTTTCAATAAAATGCCAATTTTGTTGCCGTTGTCATTGCGTTTGTCAAAGCCAACTTCATCAGAATAAGCCAATTTTGCAACAACTGGAAGGTACTTCATATCAGCGTTTGTCATCAACCCAAATGTATGTCTTAGACTAAATAGCAAATATGTTCTCCATGTTGTTTCTGGGTTATTATTTACATAATATTCTGGCCCACTAACAGGTTCATTAAGGTTAAGTAAATTACTAAACTCAGTATCAATAATTTTATTAACCTTTTTTATTCTGTCATCAGATTCTGCTAATATAACGCGATTTTTTAAACTGCGCTCCTGTTCCTCAGTTATATATAAAGTTCTCATTTACTTTCTTTTTAATTTTCAATATCTCAATCAATAGGTTCCGTCCAACCTTCCAATGAATTCATCTTTCTTTTGATGGTCCGCACTGATAAATGTATTTACAATCGTTTCAAGAATGTTTCTACTAGTTGACAATGCCTGCAATGCATCGTCTCCAAATGTTAACCTAAATGCTTCAAGTGCTTGAAAAAGGTTCATGTTTTTCAATTTTTCCTCAATGCATTTTCTATCACATTCAAAGGCAATTTCTTGCAATTGTTTTCTTGTTAAAACCTCTTCGTATAACTGCTTTTTTGTCTTGACTTCACCATTTTTTCTCATCTCGTAAAGTCGTGCCTCTTCAATCTGCCTCTTAGAATATCTTTTTCCCTCTGCAACACCGTTAGTAACATCTTCACTGTTACCAACAACATTAAGTTTATTTATATCTGCACCATTGTTAACTGCGTTTTGAACAGCCTTCGTAACAGCGCCTCTAATGTTTGACTGTGTAGAATCAAAAGCAATTGTTGTTTCGTCTTTATCTGATGCGTTATTTCTTGTACTTTTGCCAGACATTTGAATTGAATTTGGCTTTAACCCCGTTCTTGTTGCATCGTTGTATTTTTCTTGAGCGTTGTTTCCCATTTCATTTGCATTATTGCCTGTAAAAGTAACTTGTGTTTTCAAGGCATCTTCAACTTCATTCAATTGTGCTCTTGTAATTATAACTTTTTTCATATGACAACTATTTTAATATAAATATCTTATAGAATCAAAAAGGCAGGTTAAAACCTGCCTTGTTTCTTATTTAAA is drawn from Methanobrevibacter sp. and contains these coding sequences:
- a CDS encoding WG repeat-containing protein gives rise to the protein MRTLYITEEQERSLKNRVILAESDDRIKKVNKIIDTEFSNLLNLNEPVSGPEYYVNNNPETTWRTYLLFSLRHTFGLMTNADMKYLPVVAKLAYSDEVGFDKRNDNGNKIGILLKIVGLFKKDDALFQKVKANINNITFSQLYEQLKPQLEQSSTIDAYNANHVKERDDYDVVEVPDFQTANFYGNKSCSVSKLCYTQNEHTWNEYTKNGINKVYVCLKHGWENIPEEVGEGNPYDEYGTSMIFVFIDPEGNITTSNCRWNHRTEGEYNGSVDHAFTKTTLCETVGKRFDEAFKPHSTEYLMKKGYVPFDTVQELLDNGEKPEEIFNYCGDFCEGFAVVQLNGKYNYINANNQLISDTWFDYCGYFRKGFACVELYGKYNFINTNGQIISDTWFDDCYAFYNGFAYVRLNNKCNFINTDGQLLSNTWFDGCGIFKNGFARVELNNKYNFINTNGQLLSNTWFDDCGGFDNGFAIVKLDGEYKLINTNGQIVESKGRKNKHIIITEEQEKALKESILLNSFPEDIADAVYKNKTSIGNNPALPNIFEKGYVEKLVEKRFKGCVDELKKIGEIDDVPDTDMQTVLGKLVLKCQKLEEPHRPELEKIVANYLIDLFGIPDDSIQMELSLVDDVDLSSSSIKLDPADGDEFIEYEDVLDAESIKDEVYKRRLIDAISMGAGMKISSNIKDYMKEIYEINPTLIDLYRKILALNDYLLFTKEDIGMTEEDKHQFGTVEVVLGQVEESPKILAQGVIFPILLSESVRGLMELFASHGLPQEFEKAQSVLSKSDYLKAEPWDMRIGPALWEIVSDSFGNGVKTDLIPYLYKRISQLPVKKFNFFMREVLAKTRKGKRMMAKIAEKAQYEKEYSGFEDKMSKFSTDKNVIMDEYIHPDEL